Proteins from one Drosophila gunungcola strain Sukarami chromosome 3R, Dgunungcola_SK_2, whole genome shotgun sequence genomic window:
- the LOC128263197 gene encoding uncharacterized protein LOC128263197 — MTSFKKFSLCLAIPLMWTLVAANTPIRQCADSNYPQPLMVQIDECDALPCDLWKGSEAKIDIQFVATRNSMKKLSAVVHLTSLGVTIPYDLEAARGNVCGNLLHGAYCPLDAGEDVTYQLLLPVTNNQPEVPTRLEVRLLDSEQGNQVVSCFLADTRVKKPSSGA; from the exons ATGACCAGCTTCAAGAAGTTCAGCCTGTGCCTGGCGATCCCTCTGATGTGGACTTTGGTGGCAGCCAACACTCCAATTAGACAAT GTGCCGACAGCAACTATCCCCAGCCACTGATGGTCCAAATCGACGAATGCGATGCCTTGCCCTGCGATTTGTGGAAGGGATCTGAGGCCAAGATCGACATCCAGTTTGTTGCCA CTCGCAATTCGATGAAGAAGCTGTCGGCCGTAGTGCACCTGACCTCGTTGGGAGTGACGATACCGTATGACCTGGAGGCTGCCCGCGGCAATGTGTGCGGCAACCTGCTGCACGGCGCCTACTGTCCCCTGGACGCTGGCGAGGATGTGACATACCAGCTGCTCCTGCCGGTGACCAACAACCAGCCCGAGGTGCCCACTCGCCTGGAAGTGAGACTGCTGGACTCCGAGCAGGGTAACCAGGTGGTATCCTGCTTCCTGGCCGACACACGTGTCAAGAAGCC